From one Nitrospira sp. MA-1 genomic stretch:
- a CDS encoding halocarboxylic acid dehydrogenase DehI family protein — protein MKNHPIPEEEAEKELDSIFHEIKQVFRVSGVNLNFRTWAAYPTFFPVLWESIRPVAETRVFEDSSDQLRALAARLAEKLPRLEVASSVRLGESQVFHIQAALELYHYINPKLLLITSAVEYACHHPTMTAFQSRQQDHELITRGIPRHMYPMEMIEETPDNATLRKTFRDLQRTLGLTRINSDYRTLALWPEYFLSVWHRLKSVIHQPRYMEAAVALQEAAQQMAGEVIPRLTLSEDQLMILGRKRQSFLETTSDFTHLLPPLILNIVLMSLDWRSREDLEMSPFPVGVPSPIMKSPT, from the coding sequence ATGAAAAACCATCCCATACCAGAAGAAGAGGCTGAGAAAGAGCTGGACAGCATTTTTCATGAGATTAAACAGGTCTTTCGTGTTTCCGGAGTCAATCTCAACTTTCGCACATGGGCCGCCTATCCAACGTTTTTCCCTGTCTTATGGGAGTCAATTCGACCGGTCGCTGAAACCCGTGTATTCGAAGATTCATCCGATCAACTCCGGGCGTTAGCTGCCCGCCTTGCCGAGAAACTTCCCAGGTTGGAGGTGGCCTCGTCCGTCAGGTTGGGTGAAAGCCAGGTTTTTCACATACAGGCCGCTCTCGAACTTTACCATTACATCAATCCCAAGCTCCTGCTCATCACGTCCGCGGTGGAATACGCTTGCCATCATCCCACTATGACCGCTTTCCAATCCCGCCAACAGGATCATGAGCTGATTACGCGAGGAATTCCCCGTCACATGTACCCCATGGAAATGATCGAGGAAACTCCGGACAATGCCACTCTCCGGAAAACATTTCGGGATTTACAACGAACATTGGGTTTAACCAGGATTAACAGCGATTACCGGACGTTGGCATTATGGCCGGAATATTTTCTTTCAGTCTGGCATCGCCTAAAATCTGTGATACATCAACCTCGATACATGGAAGCCGCGGTGGCCTTACAGGAAGCGGCTCAACAGATGGCAGGCGAGGTCATTCCTCGACTAACCTTGTCTGAGGACCAGTTGATGATTCTGGGAAGGAAACGACAGAGCTTCCTGGAGACAACCTCCGATTTTACCCACCTTTTGCCACCTTTGATTTTAAATATCGTGCTGATGTCTCTGGATTGGCGATCTCGTGAGGATTTGGAAATGTCGCCCTTTCCGGTTGGCGTACCCTCGCCCATAATGAAGTCACCAACATGA
- a CDS encoding PRC-barrel domain-containing protein, translating into MTTKIRQVLSSSSITGDTVQNMDREDLGEIKDLMIDLSEGRIAYAVLSFGGFLGMGDKLFAIPWEALSVVQEEKVFLLNVPKEKLEQAPGFDKDNWPDMADVTWGQSIHEYYGYNPYWG; encoded by the coding sequence ATGACTACCAAAATTCGTCAGGTGCTTTCATCCAGTTCCATCACCGGTGACACAGTGCAGAATATGGATAGAGAAGACCTCGGAGAAATTAAAGATTTAATGATTGATCTGTCGGAAGGCCGGATTGCGTATGCCGTCCTTTCATTCGGAGGATTTTTAGGAATGGGAGATAAACTTTTTGCGATTCCCTGGGAAGCGTTGAGTGTGGTGCAGGAAGAAAAGGTGTTTCTCTTAAATGTACCAAAAGAAAAGTTGGAACAAGCCCCTGGATTTGACAAGGACAATTGGCCTGATATGGCTGATGTGACCTGGGGGCAGAGCATCCATGAATATTATGGGTACAATCCCTACTGGGGTTAA
- a CDS encoding M48 family metallopeptidase — protein MLTGMAMGCETVPYTDRSQLVVVPQSQAAEMGEQAFQQILSDPKVQQSQSAEEQEAVNRVADRIIQAAKESKFAEDAKAFQWEVTVIKDDQTKNAFALPGGKIAVYTGIFPVAKNDAGLAAILGHEVVHALARHGSERMSQEVLSQAGLSAAAVGLGASGAGPVVGQATMAALGLGAKVGVLLPYSRTHESEADTIGILLAAKAGYDPQEAVRVWQRMQEGSQGAPSEFLSTHPSHETRITRLKEAMPEALEIYQKVQHAPDTPLPPVGG, from the coding sequence ATGTTGACCGGTATGGCCATGGGTTGCGAAACCGTTCCGTATACCGATCGATCGCAACTTGTGGTGGTCCCTCAATCACAGGCCGCAGAAATGGGAGAGCAGGCCTTTCAACAAATTCTTTCCGATCCTAAGGTCCAGCAATCTCAATCTGCTGAGGAACAAGAAGCCGTAAATCGTGTGGCGGACAGGATTATTCAAGCCGCCAAAGAATCCAAGTTTGCGGAAGACGCCAAGGCATTCCAGTGGGAAGTGACGGTGATCAAAGATGACCAGACCAAAAATGCTTTCGCCCTCCCGGGCGGGAAGATCGCTGTGTATACGGGAATCTTCCCCGTTGCGAAAAACGATGCAGGACTGGCGGCCATTCTCGGACACGAGGTGGTCCATGCCCTCGCACGCCATGGTTCGGAGCGTATGAGCCAGGAAGTACTTTCTCAAGCGGGGCTCTCCGCTGCGGCGGTAGGGCTGGGCGCAAGTGGTGCGGGACCGGTAGTAGGACAAGCCACCATGGCCGCCTTAGGCTTGGGAGCAAAAGTCGGCGTTCTCCTGCCCTACAGTCGGACCCATGAATCCGAAGCCGATACCATTGGCATTCTCCTTGCCGCCAAGGCGGGATATGACCCTCAAGAAGCCGTTCGGGTCTGGCAACGAATGCAGGAAGGTAGCCAAGGGGCACCCTCAGAATTTTTATCCACCCATCCCAGCCATGAGACAAGGATTACACGTCTTAAAGAGGCGATGCCCGAGGCGTTGGAAATTTATCAAAAGGTTCAGCATGCTCCAGACACTCCCCTTCCCCCAGTCGGAGGCTGA
- a CDS encoding cupin domain-containing protein yields the protein MDIYGDTSVKKVQADHSPKGSMGQKYLASGVGLAMRLWEELPVGYTHESSTRDYETIGYVIQGRAELQLEGQTLLLNAGECWVVPKGASHSYNILETFTAVEATHPPAHIHGRDEV from the coding sequence ATGGACATCTATGGCGATACCAGTGTTAAAAAAGTACAGGCGGATCATTCTCCCAAGGGTTCCATGGGACAGAAATATTTAGCCTCAGGTGTTGGATTGGCAATGCGATTATGGGAGGAATTACCAGTCGGGTACACACACGAATCATCTACCAGGGATTATGAAACAATCGGATATGTGATCCAGGGACGTGCTGAGCTTCAGCTTGAAGGGCAAACGCTTTTGCTGAATGCGGGAGAATGTTGGGTTGTCCCCAAGGGCGCGAGCCACAGTTATAATATTCTGGAAACCTTTACCGCCGTTGAGGCGACTCACCCTCCTGCACACATTCATGGGAGGGATGAAGTCTAG
- a CDS encoding PRC-barrel domain-containing protein translates to MNTRRRTSGTLGMALAFALIGGGMSLALSESGGSTHPSNELLLNANTLIGNTVIDKAGKELGTVKDLLIDQKTGQISYIVLSYGGTFGGTLGIGSENYSIPWAEVKLTKQDDKMMVQVAEAPIGEKAPAKNHPSVHNQQAAGIHTRDFNPATVETVDGTVENVNNDLFESGVATTDSLIVLDVKTSSGTERVRVAPDNYLKAQGVEVTEGDKVEVTGSRIMKEGESVIVASKIVLKRNGKVLTVRKIDGSPAWNMDGSVHTKSKTGHD, encoded by the coding sequence ATGAACACAAGACGTAGAACCAGTGGCACGCTCGGAATGGCATTAGCCTTTGCTCTCATCGGAGGAGGCATGTCCTTAGCCCTCAGTGAATCAGGAGGATCGACTCATCCATCTAATGAACTTCTTCTCAACGCCAATACTCTTATTGGCAACACCGTCATTGACAAGGCGGGCAAGGAACTTGGCACGGTCAAAGATTTACTGATTGACCAAAAGACCGGCCAGATATCTTATATTGTGCTCTCCTATGGAGGCACATTCGGGGGAACGTTGGGCATCGGGTCGGAAAATTATTCCATCCCCTGGGCGGAGGTCAAGCTCACCAAACAAGATGATAAAATGATGGTTCAGGTCGCCGAAGCGCCGATTGGCGAAAAGGCGCCGGCTAAAAACCACCCATCAGTCCACAATCAACAAGCAGCCGGCATTCATACCAGGGACTTCAACCCGGCCACTGTCGAAACAGTCGATGGAACGGTGGAAAACGTGAATAATGACCTGTTTGAATCAGGAGTCGCCACAACCGATAGTCTTATCGTGCTGGATGTGAAAACCTCCTCCGGAACCGAGCGTGTGCGGGTTGCACCAGATAATTACCTCAAAGCTCAGGGGGTAGAGGTTACGGAAGGCGATAAAGTCGAAGTGACCGGTTCACGCATCATGAAAGAAGGGGAAAGTGTGATTGTCGCATCAAAAATTGTGCTGAAAAGAAACGGAAAAGTCCTGACCGTGCGGAAGATTGACGGCTCTCCCGCATGGAATATGGATGGGAGTGTCCATACGAAGAGTAAAACTGGACACGACTAA
- a CDS encoding MBL fold metallo-hydrolase: MIIKQFHVESLGHASYLLGSEETGEAFVVDIQRDVEPYLKESRTQGMTIAYALETHQHNDYVTGIRELAERIPLQCLAGQHAKLGYDARPMADGERLTIGEIELQILHTPGHTPEHISVLVTDRSRGKEPVLLLSGGALLVGDVARPDLLGGTDEAAHHAEVMCKMLQEKILPLPDYVEVYPTHVRGSLCGGNIGSRLSTTIGYERRMNPLLADLDNKDHFVKHCLDLKHLPGVPPYWPRMRKMNSEGPPLLGTMPEPPALTPDQFCRQQEEGCLVVDCRQAEGFTTHIPGALNVGLGSSFATWAGTVIPADTRVLLVLDHPADLWEVSWQLLRIGYPTPAGWLAGGMFAWRTAAKPLHQLTQWSVWDLQAHLEKDSDLEVLDVRQPGEWAAGHIKNARFVTGSELPQRVQEIRKNLQVAVICGSGYRSSVAASYLQHHGYPNIVNVIGGMSAWKKANLPIIKD; this comes from the coding sequence ATGATCATTAAACAATTTCATGTGGAAAGTTTGGGGCACGCCTCCTATCTTCTCGGTTCGGAAGAAACCGGAGAAGCCTTCGTGGTGGATATACAGCGGGACGTGGAACCCTATCTCAAAGAATCCCGCACACAGGGAATGACGATTGCGTATGCCCTTGAAACCCATCAGCACAACGATTATGTGACGGGAATTCGTGAATTGGCCGAACGCATTCCTCTCCAATGCCTAGCGGGCCAACATGCCAAGCTCGGATATGACGCGCGTCCCATGGCCGATGGAGAGCGGTTAACAATTGGAGAAATAGAACTTCAAATTTTGCATACTCCGGGACATACACCCGAACACATCAGCGTTCTGGTGACGGACCGCTCGCGGGGTAAAGAACCCGTTCTGCTCCTCTCCGGGGGAGCCTTGTTGGTTGGGGATGTGGCCAGACCCGATCTTTTGGGTGGAACGGATGAAGCGGCTCATCACGCGGAGGTCATGTGCAAAATGCTCCAGGAAAAAATTCTGCCGCTTCCGGACTATGTGGAAGTCTACCCCACGCATGTGAGAGGCTCTCTGTGTGGGGGGAATATTGGAAGCAGGTTATCCACGACGATCGGGTACGAACGCCGGATGAATCCTCTTCTGGCCGACCTGGACAACAAAGACCATTTCGTCAAACATTGCCTGGATTTAAAGCATCTTCCCGGTGTGCCGCCCTATTGGCCCAGGATGCGGAAAATGAATAGTGAAGGCCCCCCTCTGCTTGGAACCATGCCCGAACCGCCTGCACTCACACCGGACCAGTTTTGCCGACAACAGGAAGAAGGGTGCCTTGTCGTCGATTGCCGCCAAGCGGAAGGGTTTACCACTCACATTCCCGGTGCGCTGAACGTTGGATTGGGATCATCGTTTGCGACATGGGCGGGTACGGTCATCCCGGCGGATACCCGGGTCTTACTTGTTTTGGATCATCCGGCAGACCTTTGGGAAGTGTCCTGGCAGCTTCTTCGAATCGGATATCCTACACCGGCAGGTTGGCTGGCGGGCGGGATGTTCGCATGGCGAACGGCAGCGAAACCCCTCCATCAGTTAACACAGTGGTCCGTGTGGGATCTTCAGGCTCACCTAGAGAAAGATTCCGATCTGGAGGTATTGGACGTTCGCCAGCCGGGGGAGTGGGCTGCCGGTCACATCAAGAATGCCCGATTTGTGACGGGCAGCGAACTCCCGCAACGTGTTCAGGAAATCAGAAAAAATCTACAGGTTGCGGTCATCTGTGGAAGCGGATACCGCTCGTCGGTCGCGGCAAGTTACCTTCAACATCATGGCTATCCAAACATCGTCAATGTGATTGGAGGAATGAGCGCTTGGAAAAAGGCTAACCTTCCGATTATCAAGGATTAA
- a CDS encoding alpha/beta hydrolase, with amino-acid sequence MTWREFQRIQLVSRLNDRFLSYVEAGIGPPVILIHGIPVWGYLWHGIFSELARTRRVLIPDLLGFGFSDKADCFDRSIACQAHMIASWMTQLGIPRATIIGHDIGGGVALRLATLFPDRVQTLIVMNTVCYDSWPIELMLQFGHPEAHRKLSASLAVRLLRQALKGGFASSVNREVLDGLLAPYTTETGKLSLIRNAAALNTNLTTEITHLLSRIRIPTLVVWGQNDRFQPIHYGERLVKDIQGSRLIRVKDARHFVMLDQPEIVTRHLLEFFERTDEMSFRDTRV; translated from the coding sequence ATGACCTGGCGGGAATTTCAGCGGATTCAACTCGTCAGCCGGCTTAACGACCGGTTTCTCAGTTATGTGGAGGCGGGAATTGGTCCCCCTGTTATCCTCATCCATGGGATCCCTGTCTGGGGTTATTTGTGGCACGGGATCTTTTCGGAGTTGGCGCGAACCCGTCGCGTCCTGATCCCTGATTTACTCGGATTCGGTTTTAGTGATAAAGCCGATTGCTTTGATCGCTCCATCGCCTGCCAGGCCCATATGATTGCCTCCTGGATGACACAATTAGGAATCCCTCGTGCCACGATCATCGGGCATGATATCGGGGGCGGTGTCGCGTTGAGGTTGGCGACCCTGTTCCCCGACCGGGTTCAAACGCTTATCGTCATGAACACGGTCTGTTATGACTCCTGGCCAATTGAATTGATGCTCCAGTTTGGACATCCTGAAGCTCACCGGAAATTATCAGCCTCGCTTGCGGTTCGATTGCTTCGACAGGCCTTAAAGGGCGGATTTGCCTCCTCCGTTAACCGGGAAGTATTGGATGGATTATTGGCACCCTACACCACCGAGACGGGGAAACTGTCACTCATACGGAATGCAGCCGCATTGAATACCAATCTCACGACGGAAATCACCCATCTCCTCTCGAGAATCAGGATTCCAACACTGGTCGTATGGGGTCAGAACGATCGTTTTCAACCTATTCATTATGGAGAAAGGCTCGTGAAGGATATTCAGGGTTCGAGATTGATTCGTGTGAAGGACGCAAGGCACTTTGTTATGTTGGACCAACCGGAGATCGTGACAAGACATCTGTTGGAATTTTTCGAGCGAACGGATGAAATGTCGTTCAGAGATACGAGGGTGTAG